CAATCATCTGAGAAACACTCACGTACAGCTACAATAGCCTCTAATTTCATTGTTTTACAAGCTATAAAGCAAACAGACAGCATTATCAAGTTGAAGTGGGGCGTTAACTCAAGCAAAGGAGGTAGATCGAGGAGGGGTGGCCAATTAATGATAACAACCATATGAAGTGATATCTattgaaatattctgtctgtataaAATCACTGGTATAAGCCAGATAGTTGGTCTGGAAAATGACTTCAGTGAGAAAGAGGCACTTGTTTTCTTATGTAAATTTCCTATAAATGTAAATGTTCTGCTATTTCTTTCAACATTTTGGTAAAGCATTGTTTTCCCTTGTTGACCTGTCATGCATATTGCACATTCTTTAAAGATTGAATTCATTGTTTAGTTTTGTTGTTCTAAGTTGTAATTTAAAATGTCTTGTGCTAGGTTTGCATACTATGTACAGCAGAAAGTAAGAAGATATAGGGTGACATTTTGACACTGCAACAATGCAAAGATATTACCAAAAACaagtcaatttaaaaaaaatacttggcAGGACATGTCTaattatatatctttttttaaataaatggttCTTTAGAAAAGGTAAGAAATAGTGTATAATCTCTGCATTTTCTGCAACATCAAAATGGGGCAGTGGGTTGGAACTAGTGTTGGAGTACGACATGCCTCCACTGTTTGGTTGCTACCGCTTGTTTTTTGGCAGAAAATGTAGGCCGAGGAGCCATTTGAATGGTACCTCTAGAGAGGACATCAGCATCAAAGGGTATAGAAGACAAAGATGCTGAGTTGACACTGAGAGATAGCTGACAGGGAGTGCTTGTGGGTATAGGGCAGTGGGTGCTTGGAGCTTGGGGAGCTTTGTTGGCGCTATCATGCACAGCAGGTGAAGCATTATGCTTCCAATCCAGTTGCTTGCTAACTGGGAGTGGTTCACTTGACTGTGTAGGTTGACAGTCAAAAGGGTATAGGACACTCACCGATCTAGTAGACTTAGCAGGAGCTATGGGCTTGCTTTGTTGTTTTGCTGGGGGAAGGTCATGGCCAGGGTAAGAGTAAGGAGAAATGGTAAAGGCAGGTCTAGGGCTGACAACAGGGGCAGGTTTAGGGCTCAAGGTTGGGTTTGACTCAGGGGTTTGGATGGGGGCAGTTTTGAGGCTAGGGCTAAGGCCTTCAGCCTCAGTGCCTACGTTATATCTAAAGAGTGATGAGTCCAGCTGATAGGGCTGATGTTTCATGACATCTAGGGCATCCAGGTGCTTGGAGGGTTGTGGTTTGGTTTTCACAGTGGTCTTTGGTTTGATTTTTGGACTTGTTGAATAGGGGTGTTTAGCTGCTGCAGGGGGGTAGAAAGGAGCATGAAGGGGATTGTATGACAAAGGAGGTGGGGCTCGGATGTTGGAAGAGTATCTCCAAGCACCTGGAAGGGAGGCGGTGGGGGAAGGACACTTTGCTTTGTTGGCCTGAACTGTTTCGGCATCCACCACAAACTTCTCCATACGGGTCTGCCTCTTGGCAAAGAGTTCGGCACCTCTTCCCCTCAGAGTTGGACCATTTATGGCTGGACTAACATGGCCCTCAGAGATGTGACCCATTGAAGAAGTAGGTGGTGCCTTGGCTGCGTGGCTGTAAGAGCTCCCTCGTTGGGGTGGGCAAGATGCCACCGAAGGATTTGGGGACTTATTCTTTGAGACTGTGGCTTGGCGAGGTGCCGTGTGAGTTGGGTTCGGGGCCTGAATACTCACTGGGGACCGCGGTGGCTGTGGACTCCAGCTATTCATGGTTGGATGAAGTTGAGAGGGTGATGTTGAGTTGGCTGGTGCCCTGGTGTTCATGGGTGGCTGTGGTCGTGACTGAGTTTGGGGTGGTTCCCGGGGGTTCGCCGTTTGCTGAGGCGAAAGCCAGTCTTGTTGTTTGAAGTATTGCTGAGGAGAAGACCCCACTGGATTTGGGAAAGATGCCGGGATTGGACTCCTTGCCAGGTGAAGTAGCACATTCGAGGGACTCTCCTTCAACCATGGTGGACAGACTGGGTTAATGCTAGGCTTTGGGGCAACAGGTGGGGGATTCTTGTGCTTGACTGTTCGGGGTTGCATAAAGTTGCATGCCTCAGCACCAAGACTAAAGTAGTCTTCCTCTTCGCCTGACTCAATATATGATCTTCTTTCCCCTCTGTTTTGAATATAGGCGTTGGAGGGTTGATCAGAGGCCGCTCTATTTGCACCTCTTCTTTTTGAGTCTGGTAGGATGCCCGTCTTTATCGCTGGTACAGATATGCGTTCGTCACGCGAAGCTATGAAGTCCCCAGTTGGGGACCAGACCTGTGGAACTGTGTGTATAGGGACTGATACCTTGAATTTGAGTTCATGATGCTTCACTGGGCTAGTGACACCACTAAGAGGAGAAAATGGGACAGGTAGTCTGTTTTGGGATCCCAAGAAGGGCTTAGCTGTTCTGTTGGGCACAAGAGGCTTTGGTATGGCACTAGCTAGGAGGTTGGGCATACTGTTCATCATGTGAGCATATTGTTGCATCTCCTGTTGGTTTTCTTTGTACTGCAGATGTTGATTGCCATGACCATCCATGTAGATCTGATCAGCATGCCTTTCGCTGTATTGAATTTGATTGGATTGCACATAAGTTTCATCTGTTTTGTAAGACTTGTACATTTCTGTGTCTTCAAGCTCTACGATACCTTTGACGGGTAAGCCTTTGCGCCTCATTTCCTCGTGCTCTAGGGCAATCTCATCCATCCTCTGGCGGCGCTGCACAAACATCGCCACTCCCTTGCCTTTTGTCTCTGGCAGTTGCTCCATCTCTTCCAGGTGGTGAAATATGTTGGCTATTCCAAGGTTCTCCCAGTTTAAATTGACGTCTCGGTCTCGTACATTCACTGTGTAGTCTTCATCAAGTTCTGAATAATCATTCGTGGCCAAAGTAAACCTGACCGTTTTGCCGTATTCACTTTCTTCGTCTTTGCCGCTTTGGTCGTCAAACTGGTGCTGACCTGTCCCGTAGCTGACAAGTGTATACTTCTTAACCCTTTGCCGACGCTTCTTGAACATTAACACCCCTCTGTTTCTGGGATTTGGTGCATCGGTCAACAGCAAAGCAATGCGTTTACATTTAGACTTGGCTTCCTTCACCTGCCTGTCTGACTGGCTCTCACTCTGTCTGGGCCctgtgagggagagatgaggagagaggacagagataaaaAGAGAATGTAATTACATAAATTATAATTGTTTGCTACCTCAGAATGATGCATATGTAATGTGAGGAGGTATCACATAAAAGTagcccacatacagtacattacaagaGAACTGTCTACCCATTTCAAATGATCTGTATCTTGAGAATGTCATCAACCGATTCATTTTAGGGTGTAGCTTTCTCAATTGTCATTTAAGGTaaagtgcattcgaaaagtattcagtccttcactttttccacattttgttacgtaacagccttattctaaaaggcaATACATCATTTTTAtctcctcatcaatttacacacagtaccccataatgacaaagcaaaaacgggtttttagattttttcgcaaattattttaaaaaaccctgaaatataacatttacataagtattcagaccctttacgcaacactttgttgaagcatctttggcagcctcgagtcttcttggctatgatactacaagcttggcatacctgtatttggagagtttctcaatTTCTTCTCTGCAGCttctctcaagctctttcaggcgGGCGGCGGAAACGTCACATCTGGGCACATCTtttatcaggtctctccagagatgttggattcAAGTCCGTGCtatggctgggccacacaagaacattcagaaacttgccccgaagccactcctgcgttgttttggttgtgtgcttaaggtcattgtcctgttggaaggggaaccttcaccCCAGCCTGAGGCCTTGAGCGCCCAggagttttcatcaaggatctctctgtactttgctctgctcatctttccctcaatcctcccagtctcccagtccctgccactgaaaaacatccccacagcatgatgctgccaccaccattcttcaccgtagggatggtattggccaggtgatgagcggtgcctggttttctccagatgtggcGCTTggccaagagttcaatcttgaatcttgtttctcatggcctgagagtcctttaggtgccaaaCTTCAAgcaggctatcatgtgccttgcttttgaaaggcctgattggtgatgtgctgcagagatggtggaccttcaggaaggttctcccatctccacagaggagctctgtcagagtgaccattgggttcttagtcacctgcctgaccaaggcccttctcagtttggctgggcggccagctctaggaagagtcttggtggttacaaacttcttccacttaagaatgatggaggtcactgttttcttggggaccttcaatgctgcagacattttttgatacccttcccccgATCCAATCCtccaacacaatcctgtctcggagctctacagacagttccttcgaactcatggcttggtttttgctctgacatgcactgtcaaatgtgggaccttatatagacaggtgtgtgcctttccaaattatgtccaatcaatttgatttaccacatgtggactcacATGTGGACATGtggaatcaagttgtagaaacatctcaaggatgatcaatggaaacagcaaaccgtctgaatacttatgtaaataagttatttctgggGTTTTttgttatacatttgcaaaacttatgcggtattgtgtgaagattgacgaggaaaaacataaattgaataaattttagaataaggctgtaagttaacaaagtgaaggggtctgaatactttccgaatgcattgtacatGGTGATAGCTGTAGAATATAATGGATATTGAATAGAAATATCGGATTAATACTATACAATGTCAAGTGGTTAATCTTTTGACATTGTTCAACTTAGTTGTTGTGACTTATTGATCTCAGCACCTATGGTAAATCTAGCCTTTCTTAGTCTGGAATATAATTGAATTAGTATGGTTCACATCAAATCCTTTGCCCTTCTGCAAAACAGTTCGTGTTTATGAATGTACAGTGCTAATATCATGACATGATTCATGAGGAAAGGAATTTATCACGTACAGTACCTTAGTTTACTACATTATAAATAGAAGTCTTGGAGGCAGACAATTTTGGAAACAATAAGCTCTATTATTTCATAATGTATTACAAATCATTCAAACATTAATGACCAATATTTTAGAGTAACCTTTCTCTTCATAACATTTAGACATCTCCAAAATAAAAGGAACAAATAGAGAGCTAGAGATTTGAAATGTAGTTCCAGACCTTCTATTTACTATCTTGTCACGATGACTCCTGACAAATGTCTTTCCTATCATATTGTATTTTAGCAAACACTTCCGTTTACTTGAAGCTTCCACCCTAAGGTCTACGGAACACTGTCATCTATTGACGTGATGGATGTCATATGAACTGACTGCACAGTTTTAGCTAAACCCATTATAGTTACCTAGCCAATTACCTGTAGCTTATATAAAGACCCTGTGCAGTCGAGTAATACTTTTAAATAGTTATATTATAAGTAGCAAACGAATGCAAATAATATAAATATGATACTTTTTAAGTTAGATTTTAGTCAGTTGACATTTtgaatttattttgattttatcCTAGAGCTATAAAGTTTTTATAGTGCTCACTAGAGgatgataatatatgtatttttgCTGATAAATACATCCAATTTGCATACTAGGATTTGTAACATTAGACTCCGGACACAACCTGTCAATATTACAACTACAAATCTTTACATTAAAATAATACGTTAACTACTATACTCCTACATTGACCGCCAAATTAACACTTTAAATCTTAAAAGGGATGTTCAGTATTATACTATACAGAAGCAACAAATCTATGGAAGTAATGCAGTCCTTTTTAAATGTTCATGGCCAAATCAATTTAAATCAACTAAGTTATTTTGTTTAAAGTTACTTGAAGGTGATCCAGCTTTTTTTAACAGGCACCACATGCCACCATCACTCCCATTGTTTTTAGCTAGTGGTGGCTAAATTTAGCTGAGGTTTAAAGAAAACCATCTAAAATGACATTTTAAAACACTCAACTTCTCcttaaacacttcaaataagTTATTGCGAAATGTCTTGAAGCACCAGTTTATGTTCGGTCAACCTGATTTATCCATGTTTTTCTGTTATTGTCCATCTGCCAGTGTTGTAGACTGAATGAACGCAAATTATTCATTGCATTTGATATAGTTGagactttaaaaaataataacaatgtaTAAACACATAATGACACTTTGTGTTAATTTAAATAATATTTATCAAAACATCTGTGGCCCCATTGAAAACGTCACATTTAATGGAAAAAAAACGAAATCGACTACTTAATAAATATATTGTTTGCACGGTGTTTGCAACAAAGTTTTTTGCCATGTGCATAGAGCAAGCAGACAGCAAATCCAAAGAGGGTAAACATTCAGCAACGTTGGACTGCTACTTTTAATGTGCTTTCAGTATCACCTGGACCTGCCGACTCTGCAACTGTGTCCTTTTATTTTTAGGTCCACATTGCAAGATGCAATAAAAACACTAGTGTCATTTCAGAGCTAACTTAGGGGGGGTCTATGAGGCAAGAAAATTGAGGAGCTAACTTTCCATTACACAGTCAAAGCTAACGGTTTGAAAGGGATCGGGTGTCAAGCCAGGATGACACATGTTGGTGTCCGTCAAATTAACATCTGCCAGCCTCATCAGAGGCATGGTCGTATTTTATTCTTATCCACTCAGACTATTAAATGCACAGGAGAGTCAGCCTATATGCCCAGTTCAAATAAAACACACATCCCAGCAGTCATGCCCTTTAGTCCAAATTCAAACATTGCATCATTATCTATTTTGCTTTATAAACGTCACTGTACTTTGTAGCAGCAATAACAGCAGTTCATTGACATGACAAAGAACATGATTTAAGTGACAACAAGCCAGTTACATTTTGACATGCCTTTTCTTTTCAAATTAttgcattaaaataacatttcTAACATTGTTTTATTTCATTATAAGCCGAATGCGACACAGAGAAAGTTACCACATAGTTTTGAGTTGCACAGACTTACATTGGTACACGATCTACAGTAAATgaatgagggggtgggggtggctaCTTACGTGCGCGCCTCACCCTGTGTCTGCTGGGACTGGGGAGATCTCTCTCAGACGCAGAGTTCCACTGCTCTGCCTGCTCAGCACCCTGCGCTGAAATTCCAAAGGATAGATGAGCAGGAGGTGCTTCGCTGTGCCCTCCTTCCTCCAGAGACTCAACACTCCCATTCCCCCTGGCCCCGGTCCCAGAGCCCAGCCTCCTGCCGTCCCCCCTGGGTTGCCCATGGGTCAGAGTTAGGGTCATCTCACTCCGGCCaacggaggaagaggaggatgaacgTTGCCTTGACATTTGACACAAGTTGGGGTTCGGGGTGGGGGCTTGTGGGGACTTTGGGGGAATCGGTGAAGGGGTGCTTGGGTAGGATTCGGCATCGGAGCTCAAGGATTCCCCAGGGTAGACGCTACCTGGCCCCTGTGA
This sequence is a window from Oncorhynchus tshawytscha isolate Ot180627B linkage group LG34, Otsh_v2.0, whole genome shotgun sequence. Protein-coding genes within it:
- the LOC112231577 gene encoding synaptopodin-2 gives rise to the protein MEPETEDQESTVMDSWSVSEYGHSSDDLYISESRDGFYYEERKSDTELPIDPQHTHIRQAESPHSVESPEPYTKKAMVEHQRPPSNYSPEERSLVRGLSPSRSQEIDTLSQGPGSVYPGESLSSDAESYPSTPSPIPPKSPQAPTPNPNLCQMSRQRSSSSSSVGRSEMTLTLTHGQPRGDGRRLGSGTGARGNGSVESLEEGGHSEAPPAHLSFGISAQGAEQAEQWNSASERDLPSPSRHRVRRARPRQSESQSDRQVKEAKSKCKRIALLLTDAPNPRNRGVLMFKKRRQRVKKYTLVSYGTGQHQFDDQSGKDEESEYGKTVRFTLATNDYSELDEDYTVNVRDRDVNLNWENLGIANIFHHLEEMEQLPETKGKGVAMFVQRRQRMDEIALEHEEMRRKGLPVKGIVELEDTEMYKSYKTDETYVQSNQIQYSERHADQIYMDGHGNQHLQYKENQQEMQQYAHMMNSMPNLLASAIPKPLVPNRTAKPFLGSQNRLPVPFSPLSGVTSPVKHHELKFKVSVPIHTVPQVWSPTGDFIASRDERISVPAIKTGILPDSKRRGANRAASDQPSNAYIQNRGERRSYIESGEEEDYFSLGAEACNFMQPRTVKHKNPPPVAPKPSINPVCPPWLKESPSNVLLHLARSPIPASFPNPVGSSPQQYFKQQDWLSPQQTANPREPPQTQSRPQPPMNTRAPANSTSPSQLHPTMNSWSPQPPRSPVSIQAPNPTHTAPRQATVSKNKSPNPSVASCPPQRGSSYSHAAKAPPTSSMGHISEGHVSPAINGPTLRGRGAELFAKRQTRMEKFVVDAETVQANKAKCPSPTASLPGAWRYSSNIRAPPPLSYNPLHAPFYPPAAAKHPYSTSPKIKPKTTVKTKPQPSKHLDALDVMKHQPYQLDSSLFRYNVGTEAEGLSPSLKTAPIQTPESNPTLSPKPAPVVSPRPAFTISPYSYPGHDLPPAKQQSKPIAPAKSTRSGLGRSYSLSLPRRMCSMSYMPSQSSMSPVTTPVFHPSLGRQTSWQEKAALKPPSPWEAASRSPLGLVDDAFRFQNFPQSIATNVNSTANRRSLPEPPDEWKRKVSLDAPCVSGGYYHAPPPAMHTRSMSMTSAPVYGPPFRQAQPLWSAVSASAGHMGRGPGHPSQSLYATLPRTAMRR